One window of the Salmo trutta chromosome 35, fSalTru1.1, whole genome shotgun sequence genome contains the following:
- the LOC115175218 gene encoding uncharacterized protein LOC115175218, whose product MDNSYESNEENPGDQDGEEEDITGRGHPVPRQTSTTCQRLRASLQTMTVLPNRGSVGPIRQDTVVRGDHQPASEVNQKSVQATSLYSQACKIIHLRNAAESPPTRPDQGVRGPLRAGVSLRQGSSNHYEGEYYPTSMPPTIPTVSRVRLPHSCPSTHQELPIPPAFAQPNPPSHPSSPRVLRLNTEKSGEEDMSPSVSFNDARSVFCQNSQSNSQIWTLSCSSTLPRPYGEPSRGRLSTRGSQTVSRRSQSDQRPSLMTQRDESLVPGTSQARTGGSESNITNNSERMVKGLVTEGENQSDPSDVAPTDLNPEQ is encoded by the exons ATGGACAACTCCTATGAGAGCAACGAGGAGAACCCGGGTGATCAGGACGGGGAAGAGGAGGACATCACCGGTAGAGGCCACCCTGTGCCACGCCAAACAAGCACCACCTGTCAGCGCCTGAGGGCCTCGTTGCAGACCATGACGGTTCTGCCCAACCGTGGCAGTGTCGGACCAATCAGGCAGGATACCGTGGTGAGGGGAGATCATCAGCCAGCCTCTGAGGTCAACCAAAAGAGCGTGCAGGCCACATCGCTATACAGCCAGGCCTGCAAGATCATCCACCTGCGCAATGCAGCTGAATCCCCTCCTACGAGACCTGATCAGGGGGTCCGAGGACCCCTTAGAGCTGGGGTGAGCCTCAGGCAAGGAAGCAGCAACCACTATGAGGGGGAGTATTACCCCACCAGCATGCCACCAACCATCCCAACAGTCTCCAGAGTTCGCCTACCACACTCTTGTCCCTCTACGCACCAAGAACTACCAATCCCCCCTGCTTTCGCACAGCCTAATCCACCTTCACATCCATCTTCACCCCGGGTCCTGAGATTGAACACAGAGAAGAGTGGTGAAGAAGACATGTCGCCCTCAGTGTCCTTCAATGATGCCCGATCGGTGTTCTGTCAAAATAGCCAATCGAACTCCCAGATCTGGACCCTCTCCTGTAGCTCTACGCTACCCAGGCCCTATGGTGAGCCCTCCCGGGGAAGGCTGTCCACTCGAGGGTCCCAGACTGTCAGTAGGCGCAGCCAGTCTGATCAGAGACCCAGCCTGATGACACAACGAGACGAGTCCCTTGTCCCAGGCACATCACAGGCCAGGACTGGAGGAAGTGAGTCAAATATCACCAATAACAGTGAGAG GATGGTCAAGGGTCTTGTGACGGAAGGGGAGAACCAATCAGATCCAAGTGATGTTGCTCCTACTGACTTGAACCCTGAGCAGTAG